One Argentina anserina chromosome 6, drPotAnse1.1, whole genome shotgun sequence genomic window, gagagagagagagagagagagagagctgttTTGAGGAACACTAGGAAGTAAAATGTAAATGGTTTATTACATCAGAGAGCAATAAATACTGTGATCACCATTTTAGCTATAAAAACCAGATTTTGGTTGGGTTAATTAAATGTAATGAAGCACAGAAGCAGAGATTAGAATTGAATAAGAAAATGTAGTGTGAGAGAGAAGTGTTGGGTGTTGGAGTTTTCTCGGAAGTGGGGAGAAGCACAAAACTCAAGAGAGAAACACACAACAACAGTGCAGTGCGTGCATTCAATACACATCTTGTCAGTCCTCGTACAGAGAATATTGTCATACCCtctctaaaattaaaaaaagccGCGCAAAAGTGGGTTTGATTTGTCCTTCCAACCTCCACAATTACTAATATGTCCTCCATTGAGCTTTGGGAGTGAGAGCGTTGTGTTGCTCTTTTGAGCCAATGAGTTGTTGGGATTACGAGAGGTTGGTTATTTGAAATGAGTAATGAGAGAAAATCGACACTTCACATTACGAGAGGGCGGAAAATTCAGTAAATGAGATGTTTGCGATTGATTGCATCAATCGCTCACTCATTTATGAAAGATAGTTACTTGAAATATatgaagaattgaaaagagttGTGACTGTAACGGTTAAGCAAAAGAGATGGCAAGCTAAACGTGGACTCGCAGTTTTGTACTACATTGTGCTAGAGCAAAGAGCCTCAGTCAAAAGGGGAAGGGAACGCTCAGGAATGAAATGATCTTAGGGGTAGATTGGTCAAGTGCTCTTCTGTCAGTGGATGTGATTGTACATTTGCACCAGTAAGTAGTACTAAGTAGTAACTATGTGAAGTTGGATTCCAATGAGAAGagtgaaaagaaaacaaaggagCAAAAGTGGTAAATCATGGAGTTGATTCCTTGCAGGCTTGCATTGACTAAGAAAGGTGAGGGCGGCATTGCATTTCTGTAGCCTTTCCCTTTCTGTGTAAGCAAAAGGGAGACCCCTACTTGTTCACAAAGTCCACTTTCATCACAATGTCTGGAATTCTTTGgtacaaaaacaaatgaaattcCGTTGCCGGGACTTGAACCCGGGTCTTTCGGGTGAGAGCCGAATATCCTGACCAACTAGACTACAACGGATTTGTTAACTCTGCTGGACATATTTATAGAAATCGAGGATTGCCCGACGAACCCGAGAATACTATAACTGAGTACATTTCCTCCCAAGTTTTGCACTTAGATTGACTTGGATTTCGAAGACGTAAATCAAATTAGAATATTACACCAGCTTCCGACCATTTTACATTATAAATTGGTCACAGAGAAGTAGCAAATTAAGCTATGATTTCCGGAGAAAACCTAGTTTGACTGTTTGATACCAACGAGTAATTAACCTTCCTGAGCCAAACTGCCACTTCGAACTTTTGAAGTTTTTGAGCGCTCAAACTCCTGACCTCCATATCCTATGTTCAAATTTATGACACCAAAACGGGGTTTATCACAAAATTCACAATACCTTAATCAGCCTATACTACCAACTTCTTAAAGTTTAACAAGTCCACACTACGGAATTCTAACAGTATATTTATAACCGGTCTTGTATCTGTTTGCCAAGTCCAGGTGCCAAACAGTATAGATAAGCTTGGTGAATTAGATTCCTTGTACAGAGTTGAGTTGTGCGTACTATCATTACCATGCTAACAATCAATAATACAATATGTATAACGGCACTTTCTCTGTTTATTAGGCCAATGTACAACAAATTTCAAGCCATTTCTCTTCCCCAATCAAAAATATAAGCACAAGTGATGAAAATATTGGCAATATGGATGTGATTAGCTCTATGATGTAGGACAGTTCAGAAAATTAGATGGAGAATGTCTTCATCAGGACCAGATAGACACAAGGCGTCTGCAAGATTAACCTTCATATATGTACAAATACTCGTGAATACTGAATATGCAGATGATGTCGACTAGTGACCTAACCAAGGGGATGGTATTGGCTGAAACTTGTTCTTTGCACAAGCCAATACATCATAGTAATCCACATGGTTGAGGCAGTCACGAAAATCTGTGAAAAGCTTTTCAAACACCTTCCATTGGACTTtaattgatctcgagtaaggATATGGAAGAAAAACCTGCCGAAATGATATAGCAGCATGTAAACCATGAAGAActagaatagtaaaaatattgatCTGTTGTAAGGGTAAGATAAACAAAAAAGAGAGCTTACATCCCCCTCTTGTGCAAGACGTTTAAGTATTTGAAAAGTGTGTTCGGTTTCCTCCAAATTGTCGAGAACAGCCAACCATATCAGGGAAGCAAGCTCATGAGCCAAGTCTCTCGATTTACCACAAGCAATAAACTGATCTGATAATACACCGAGTAATATAAGCATGAGTTTCAGGGTCGCATCAAGACGTACTCCAATATCATGTATTCTATACATCAGCACGTACACAGTTGTTGAATTAAGGAACATTAATAGCATAAAGCATATAATTACTGGAATACAAAGATGACATCTTATATCTGGTTGTCATGTGAAGAAAAATTTTGGAATACTTTTTTGGTTACAATATTTTGGAATACTTCAACAAGCCGGCACAAATGCAAGATTACCATCCTAGATAAACTGTTATCTGGCTATCACACACAATATGGGGGATGAGTAATTGACTCGTATTAATGATTACATGTACCAACTTTTCAGTTGTGAATTATATGGGTCTAAAGCAACAAAGATGCAACTGAAAACTTAGTGCATACCTATTATGGTTCCGTGCAGTATACCAGATGGGGGTGGCATAGATGAAAGCTCAAGCTGCTCTTTTAGATACAAATAAGTATGCCCCACTATCTCATCCGTCTCACCATCTAAAGCAAAGATGTGCTGACTGACATATAAAGCAGCAAATCTCCTGAGAAATTTTGCAAAACCTCAGTACAAATACGATGAATGGATAAGCAAAAATCTACGATACTGATTTCAATATCTAAATATAATGAATCATATGCTGCTTCAAATTGAATATTTACACCGATAGAGTGATGTATACATAATATGAATACAGCACTGTATATTACAAATGTGATGACAAGTGGGGGACAGCATCAAGGAAGAAGTTTAATTGGGAAAAAAGTTCTGAGATTTACTTCCCCACATAAGCAATCAACTGCACATTATATCTACCCAGTCTATCAAGTCATAAATCAGTTTAGCCACTTTAGCGTGACAAAGGTGATACTCCACTAGAAGTCCGAGACAACCAGACACAAGTCACAGTGAGATACCAACAATTTAAGCTAGACCAAGTTTGTGGATTATTATGATCTATAAAATGTAAGCTCAAACAGACACAATGCATCGTACTTTAAAAATACACCATCACTGATCTAAATATCATTTCCCAAAATCAGAAGATAAAAATATAACTAGGAACAGAGAAATTACCAGGAAAGGCACATTAAAACTTGTATAGTGAAGATATACTACAAAACAGGAAAAAGGAGAACCCTACCTCTTGCTCAAACCTCGAGAGATAGGTCCAGGCCAACTTTTAGCTTTGCTAGCCAAAGGAAATGTCGTAGAAAGAGCAGCTTGCCACAAGCATTCTCCACGAAACAGATTTGCCCACTGTTTTCTTACACAGCATATCCGTACCCATTCTGAGACAGGAACTCGGATGAAGATTTCTATCAGGAGATGATCAGGAAGCTTTCCAAATGAACTATCACCTGAAGTTAAGGTTTCACTCTCTTTATTGTTTGTCATTAGAGTTCTGCAACGCAAGAACCCAAAACATTAGAAATTCCTACAAGACAGAAATCAGCAATTAACAACTGTCATTCAAAACCAAAGTCAGAATTTCCTGAGAAcgaaataaaattttgaaattccGAAGGGAACAATAAAACTGACAACATTACCATCTTCTCAAACTAATCACTGTAAGGCAAACTCAACACTCTTATTGGTTAAAGCACTCCAGCATAAACCTTACCAATTACATTGAAAAAGGGTACCCCAGCACGAAGCTATAGGGGACGTATACACATCAAAACAAATCCCTTGGAGGGAAAACAAGCTTGAATCACTAAATTGCTTACAATTCAGACCAATAACAGACCTGTTGACATTGAACAAAGCGAAAAATCACTACTTAAACCATTGGAGCAAAAGACTAGACCATGATGCAGAAGAACCAGGACCTGAACCACCATCAACATAGTAATATACAACAATTGAACAAATTATAGCTTAATTTATTCTAGGTTCTAAAGCAAATGAATCTAAGGGATGATAAACATAAGTAGAAAATTTCCTTATTGTTCTGAAAGTTAAAAAGCGTCGACTCGGATTCTCAAAAACTCCTCCAGAACATCAACAAACATCATAACAAAGGAACCAATATTTCTTTCATGaaaataaatccaagaatCTCCTACATGGCTGCATGTACTCAAATATCAAATCCTAAGCAAAAAGAAGGTGAGAGAAAATTAGATGCAACTATCACATGATTAACTTACCAAACACATATATGACTCCTAACCATACAGTCAGACCAGCAGACAAAATCATTCCCCACCTAACAAACTATTCTTGGATGATCTAAGTACATTCAATTGGATTTcagttcaaacttcaaacccAACACATACCCAGCAAGAAGCCAAAGGAAAATTGAACACTAACAAATTCAAGTTAGCTACGTACTTGATCTAAGCACATATACAAGATTAGTGCTTTGGATATCTACCATAACATGCAAACCAAAACAGTTTGGAATCCTGAAATTGACTTCAAGGTCAGTGGAGATTCCAAAGGAAACatgaattgaaaatttgatatatataaaaactATTGAAGAAGATCAAAGGATGAAGGCAAAGATTAcacaaattaaaatttgagaaCAGTGATGAAGAACACAGTACCTGAGAGAAGAACAGAAGAGTGAAGCTATAGTTGAAAGCTCTTCTCTTTGGGTCGAATTTTCACCGCAATGTTTGCAAGAACAGCTTATGTGGCTACTTCAGGTGAGTGACGTGAAATCTTATACTTCATTCAAGTAAAAAGATTATTGGttcctttttctttggttATGTAAATGTGAGGTCTTTGATACTTCGGTTGTTGCTGTTGCCTGTTGGACTATGTCTAATACAGAAAGAGACAATGAAGATTAACCCTTTGTGGTTAGCAATAAGAATAGCTTGGCATACATATGCCTAGTGGGACACACGCctgtgagttt contains:
- the LOC126799718 gene encoding uncharacterized protein LOC126799718, translated to MTNNKESETLTSGDSSFGKLPDHLLIEIFIRVPVSEWVRICCVRKQWANLFRGECLWQAALSTTFPLASKAKSWPGPISRGLSKRRFAALYVSQHIFALDGETDEIVGHTYLYLKEQLELSSMPPPSGILHGTIIDQFIACGKSRDLAHELASLIWLAVLDNLEETEHTFQILKRLAQEGDVFLPYPYSRSIKVQWKVFEKLFTDFRDCLNHVDYYDVLACAKNKFQPIPSPWLGH